From Deltaproteobacteria bacterium HGW-Deltaproteobacteria-18, the proteins below share one genomic window:
- a CDS encoding L-2-amino-thiazoline-4-carboxylic acid hydrolase yields MSMISARTAQAGLAARIFNSLKENVDSALAGKVLTEAIQADAMAAGQAFARKAPGGPNLKHFATVLERWQEDNALVIEDVKLSGDTLDFVVKGCAYARVYAEMNLEPKLGFLLSCARDEPFAKGYSPCLHMHRSQTIMQGNSCCRFTFTWRNDETVHKIAT; encoded by the coding sequence ATGAGCATGATCTCCGCCCGCACGGCCCAGGCCGGGCTTGCCGCCCGAATATTCAATTCCCTGAAAGAAAATGTCGACTCCGCGCTGGCCGGAAAAGTTCTGACCGAAGCCATCCAGGCCGACGCCATGGCCGCCGGGCAGGCATTTGCCCGCAAGGCTCCCGGCGGTCCGAATCTGAAACATTTTGCCACGGTTCTTGAGCGGTGGCAGGAGGACAACGCTCTTGTCATCGAAGATGTAAAATTGAGCGGCGACACTCTGGACTTTGTCGTCAAAGGCTGCGCCTACGCCCGCGTCTATGCGGAAATGAACCTTGAGCCGAAGCTGGGATTCCTGCTGTCCTGCGCCCGGGACGAGCCCTTTGCGAAGGGTTACAGCCCCTGCCTGCACATGCATCGCTCCCAAACCATAATGCAAGGAAACTCCTGCTGCCGCTTCACTTTCACGTGGCGAAATGACGAGACTGTTCATAAAATAGCCACATAA
- a CDS encoding NAD(P)H:quinone oxidoreductase, translated as MKMLIIYYSTYGHIRTMAEAAAAAALEIPGVEVALRRVSETLSDDILGKMGALEASKAQADVPVVTAEELAEADAVLFGTPTRFGNMTAQMRQFLDSTGGLWMKGALVGKPGGVFVSTATQHGGQESTILSFHTYLLHQGMVVVGLPYAFQGQMRIDEITGGSPYGASTIAGGDGSRQPSENDLEGVRFQARHLAKIGLKLKA; from the coding sequence ATGAAAATGCTGATAATTTATTATTCGACCTACGGACATATCCGTACCATGGCAGAGGCAGCTGCGGCTGCGGCCCTTGAAATTCCCGGAGTTGAGGTTGCCCTGCGCCGCGTGAGCGAGACGTTGAGCGACGACATCCTGGGCAAGATGGGAGCGCTGGAAGCGAGCAAGGCCCAGGCCGATGTACCGGTGGTCACGGCCGAGGAATTGGCCGAAGCCGATGCCGTGCTGTTCGGAACCCCGACCCGCTTTGGCAACATGACCGCCCAGATGAGGCAATTTCTGGATTCGACCGGCGGGCTGTGGATGAAGGGAGCCCTGGTCGGAAAACCCGGCGGCGTGTTCGTGTCCACCGCGACTCAGCACGGCGGCCAGGAATCGACGATCCTGTCCTTCCACACCTACCTTCTGCACCAAGGCATGGTGGTGGTCGGTCTGCCCTATGCCTTCCAGGGCCAGATGCGCATCGATGAGATCACCGGCGGTTCGCCCTACGGGGCAAGCACCATCGCCGGCGGCGACGGCTCCCGCCAGCCTTCGGAAAATGATCTTGAAGGCGTTCGCTTCCAGGCCAGGCATTTGGCCAAAATCGGATTGAAGCTCAAAGCCTGA
- a CDS encoding tRNA(5-methylaminomethyl-2-thiouridylate) methyltransferase, translated as MNTFDALSLFSGGLDSILASKLMQSLGHRVLGLHFVSPFFGKPEQISAWEREYGIPITAIDVGQEFVDLMTAFPPHGFGKVLNPCVDCKILMLRRAKELLPVHGASYIISGEVLGQRPMSQRADTLNIIRNEADVREVLLRPLSAGVLPVTPMEESGLVDRSRLPSLVGRGRKGQYALAKELGVTKIPTQAGGCRLGERESARRYWPIMRTFPKPLASYFDLANVGRQLWRKEADTATGHWMVMGRDHKDNQKLLKLVSPDLYVFELKSFPGPSAVGVPIPGLNWTEEILAEAAACLASFSPKARKHDDVVEVSIERHGEERTISVRPDRPHGFEDNLTWPQTRAQQKVWERTLAEI; from the coding sequence ATGAACACCTTTGACGCTCTCTCACTTTTCTCCGGCGGCCTGGACAGCATCCTGGCCAGCAAGCTGATGCAAAGCCTAGGACACAGGGTTCTGGGGCTGCACTTCGTCAGTCCTTTTTTCGGCAAGCCCGAGCAGATTTCCGCATGGGAACGTGAATACGGCATCCCCATTACAGCCATTGACGTGGGACAGGAGTTCGTGGACCTCATGACCGCGTTTCCCCCCCATGGCTTCGGCAAGGTCCTGAACCCCTGTGTCGACTGCAAGATCCTCATGCTGCGCCGGGCCAAGGAACTGCTGCCGGTCCATGGCGCATCGTACATAATCTCCGGCGAGGTTCTCGGGCAGCGGCCCATGTCGCAACGCGCCGACACCCTGAACATCATCCGCAACGAAGCCGATGTGCGCGAGGTGCTGCTGAGGCCCTTGAGCGCCGGAGTGCTCCCCGTGACCCCCATGGAAGAATCCGGGCTGGTGGACCGCTCCCGCTTGCCCTCCCTGGTCGGACGGGGACGCAAGGGCCAATACGCCCTGGCCAAGGAACTGGGCGTGACCAAGATCCCGACCCAGGCTGGCGGATGTCGTCTGGGAGAACGGGAATCCGCCCGGCGCTACTGGCCAATCATGCGCACCTTCCCCAAACCCCTTGCCTCATATTTCGATCTGGCCAATGTCGGTCGCCAGCTTTGGCGCAAGGAAGCGGACACGGCCACCGGTCACTGGATGGTCATGGGGCGGGATCACAAGGATAACCAGAAGCTCCTGAAGCTGGTCAGCCCCGACCTGTACGTCTTCGAACTCAAAAGCTTCCCCGGCCCCAGCGCCGTTGGCGTCCCGATTCCCGGACTTAACTGGACGGAGGAGATCCTGGCCGAGGCGGCGGCCTGCCTGGCATCCTTCTCCCCCAAGGCCAGAAAGCACGACGATGTCGTGGAGGTTTCCATCGAACGGCACGGCGAGGAACGCACCATTTCAGTCCGCCCCGACAGGCCCCACGGCTTCGAGGACAATCTGACCTGGCCCCAGACCAGGGCGCAGCAGAAGGTTTGGGAGCGAACACTGGCCGAAATCTGA
- a CDS encoding DUF3750 domain-containing protein, whose translation MRTRLVLLCIAMLLVSCSSNQDWRTASREPAGIAPDPAQTPEAVLLVYGADAWGWRGWFAIHTWVAAKRTGEDFYTVYDVVGWRAYRGNPVVRIVKDAPDRHWYGAKPRLIKEHRGPGVDEMIDAVDRAARNYPWPKEYKAFPGPNSNTFVAWIGRQVPQLGLDLPFSAIGSGYAGSR comes from the coding sequence ATGAGAACTCGTCTGGTCTTGCTGTGCATTGCGATGCTGCTGGTCTCCTGCTCCTCCAACCAGGATTGGCGCACGGCCAGCCGCGAACCTGCAGGGATCGCACCCGATCCGGCCCAAACCCCCGAGGCCGTGCTGCTTGTATACGGGGCCGACGCCTGGGGTTGGAGAGGCTGGTTCGCCATCCATACCTGGGTCGCGGCCAAGCGCACCGGGGAGGATTTCTATACGGTATACGACGTGGTCGGCTGGCGGGCTTACAGAGGCAACCCGGTCGTGCGCATCGTCAAGGATGCTCCGGATCGGCACTGGTATGGGGCGAAACCGCGCCTGATCAAGGAGCACCGTGGGCCGGGCGTGGACGAGATGATCGACGCCGTGGACCGCGCCGCCAGAAATTACCCGTGGCCAAAGGAATACAAGGCATTCCCGGGTCCCAACAGCAACACCTTTGTGGCCTGGATCGGCCGGCAGGTGCCCCAGCTGGGCCTGGACCTGCCCTTCTCGGCCATCGGCAGCGGATACGCGGGTTCAAGATGA
- a CDS encoding tRNA threonylcarbamoyladenosine dehydratase: MMQFARTMQLIGEDGLARLQGGTVAVFGLGAVGSYVVEALARAGVGNLVLFDHDTVGLSNINRQLFALHSTVGRYKADVARERVLDINPACRVEERIQFVDGDNVAGLMEPRFDVVVDAIDGVNSKVNLIVAAREAGLPVVASMGAAAKLDPSKILAADISKSFMCPLAQIIRKRLRRRGVTTGVRCVFSTEAAQNKNAPVIDEGLEQGVSGRPRAPIGSISYLTGIFGLYVASEVVRVLLGGLEPVNAVEGAKGEE, from the coding sequence ATGATGCAATTCGCCCGGACCATGCAGCTCATCGGCGAGGACGGTCTGGCCCGGCTGCAGGGGGGGACAGTGGCCGTGTTCGGTCTGGGGGCCGTGGGGTCTTACGTGGTCGAGGCCCTGGCCCGGGCAGGGGTGGGGAATCTTGTGCTTTTCGATCACGACACCGTGGGCCTGTCCAATATCAACCGGCAACTCTTTGCCCTGCACTCGACCGTTGGCAGGTACAAGGCGGATGTGGCGCGGGAGCGGGTGCTGGACATAAATCCCGCTTGCCGCGTGGAGGAGCGCATCCAGTTCGTGGATGGCGACAACGTGGCCGGGCTCATGGAGCCGCGCTTCGACGTGGTCGTGGACGCCATCGACGGGGTCAACTCCAAGGTCAATCTCATCGTGGCGGCACGCGAGGCCGGCCTGCCCGTGGTGGCAAGCATGGGCGCGGCGGCCAAGCTGGACCCCTCGAAGATCCTGGCTGCTGATATTTCAAAGTCGTTCATGTGCCCCCTGGCCCAGATCATCCGCAAGCGCCTGCGCCGACGGGGTGTGACCACTGGGGTGCGCTGCGTTTTCTCTACCGAGGCGGCGCAGAACAAGAACGCTCCCGTCATCGACGAGGGCCTTGAACAGGGCGTCAGCGGCCGTCCGCGCGCACCTATCGGCTCCATTTCGTACCTGACGGGGATCTTCGGGCTCTACGTGGCCAGTGAAGTTGTGCGCGTCCTGCTTGGCGGGCTGGAGCCCGTCAACGCTGTCGAAGGCGCGAAGGGGGAAGAATGA